Proteins from one Astatotilapia calliptera chromosome 8, fAstCal1.2, whole genome shotgun sequence genomic window:
- the LOC113028102 gene encoding thyroid hormone receptor alpha-B — translation MEHMPKEQDSNPSEGEEKQWLNGPKRKRKNSQCSVKSMTGYIPSYLEKDEPCVVCGDKATGYHYRCITCEGCKGFFRRTIQKNLHPAYSCKYDGCCIIDKITRNQCQLCRFKKCIAVGMAMDLVLDDSKRVAKRRLIEENRERRKKEEMVKSLQTRPEPTGAEWELIRLVTEAHRHTNAQGAQWKQKRKFLPEKIGQSPVAPTSDGDKVDLEAFSEFTKIITPAITRVVDFAKKLPMFSELPCEDQIILLKGCCMEIMSLRAAMRYDPESETLTLSGEMAVKREQLKNGGLGVVSDAIFDLGKSLAQFNLDDTEVALLQAVLLMSSDRSGLTCTEKIEKCQETYLLAFEHYINYRKHNIPHFWPKLLMKVTDLRMIGACHASRFLHMKVECPNELFPPLFLEVFEDQEV, via the exons GGTACATTCCCAGCTACCTCGAAAAGGATGAGCCATGTGTGGTGTGTGGCGACAAGGCCACGGGTTACCACTACCGCTGCATTACCTGCGAGGGCTGCAag GGTTTTTTTCGTAGGACCATTCAGAAGAACCTCCACCCGGCCTACTCCTGTAAGTACGATGGTTGCTGCATCATCGACAAGATCACCCGCAACCAGTGCCAGCTGTGCCGCTTCAAGAAGTGCATTGCTGTGGGCATGGCCATGGACT TGGTACTGGATGACTCAAAACGGGTGGCTAAACGGCGCCTGATTGAGGAGAACAGGGAGCGGCGTAAGAAGGAGGAGATGGTAAAATCCCTCCAGACCCGTCCGGAGCCCACGGGGGCTGAGTGGGAGCTGATCCGCTTGGTGACGGAAGCCCATCGTCACACCAATGCTCAGGGCGCACAGTGGAAGCAGAAGCGCAAATTCCTG CCAGAGAAAATCGGCCAGTCTCCAGTCGCTCCAACATCAGACGGAGACAAGGTGGACCTGGAGGCCTTCAGCGAGTTCACCAAGATCATCACTCCCGCCATCACCCGTGTCGTTGACTTTGCCAAAAAACTGCCCATGTTCTCTGAG CTGCCTTGTGAAGACCAGATCATCCTGTTGAAGGGCTGCTGCATGGAGATCATGTCCTTGCGCGCAGCCATGCGCTACGACCCGGAGAGCGAGACGCTGACGCTCAGTGGGGAGATGGCTGTGAAGCGGGAGCAACTGAAGAACGGCGGGCTGGGCGTGGTGTCGGACGCCATCTTTGATTTGGGCAAGAGCCTGGCGCAGTTCAACCTTGACGACACGGAAGTGGCGCTCTTGCAAGCCGTGCTTCTCATGAGCTCAG ATCGCTCAGGCCTGACCTGTACGGAAAAGATCGAGAAGTGCCAGGAGACGTACCTGCTGGCGTTCGAGCACTACATCAACTACCGCAAGCACAACATTCCCCACTTCTGGCCGAAGCTTCTGATGAAGGTGACGGACCTGCGGATGATCGGGGCGTGCCACGCCAGTCGCTTCCTTCACATGAAGGTGGAATGTCCCAACGAACTCTTCCCCCCGCTCTTCTTAGAGGTCTTCGAGGACCAGGAGGTGTGA